Proteins from one Fusobacterium simiae genomic window:
- a CDS encoding DUF554 domain-containing protein — protein MGLITNFLSIIIGGILGLTIGKKFNEDIKNIIVDCAGIFIMVIGIKSALVAEKDIMILIYLIIGAVIGQIIDVDKRIKDFSQFLEKKFVKENTSGNNEKSFAKGFSTATILYCVGAMAILGSINSGLTNDNTILNIKAILDGVISIVLTSIYGVGVIFSAFSVFAYQGIFYLFASQIKDFLTPQAISELNAVGGVLVLAIGINMVFKKDIKTANMLPAIFIPLIVSIFS, from the coding sequence ATGGGATTAATAACAAATTTTTTGTCAATAATTATTGGTGGAATATTAGGTTTGACAATAGGAAAAAAATTTAATGAAGATATAAAAAATATTATTGTAGATTGTGCTGGAATTTTTATTATGGTTATAGGTATCAAAAGTGCCTTAGTTGCAGAAAAAGATATAATGATATTAATATATTTGATTATTGGAGCAGTGATAGGTCAAATTATTGATGTAGATAAGAGAATAAAAGATTTTAGTCAATTTCTTGAAAAAAAATTTGTTAAAGAAAATACTTCTGGAAATAATGAAAAATCTTTTGCAAAAGGCTTTTCAACTGCAACAATACTTTATTGTGTTGGAGCTATGGCAATTTTAGGTTCAATAAACAGTGGACTTACAAATGATAATACAATTTTAAATATAAAAGCAATATTAGATGGAGTTATATCAATAGTTCTTACTTCTATATATGGAGTAGGTGTAATTTTTTCAGCTTTTTCTGTATTTGCCTATCAAGGAATTTTCTATCTTTTTGCAAGTCAGATAAAAGATTTTTTAACTCCACAAGCTATATCAGAATTAAATGCTGTTGGAGGGGTGTTAGTTCTTGCAATAGGTATTAATATGGTATTTAAAAAAGATATAAAAACTGCAAATATGCTACCTGCAATTTTCATACCTTTAATAGTTTCAATTTTTTCTTAG
- a CDS encoding RNA-binding S4 domain-containing protein, whose translation MRLDKFLKVSRIIKRRPIAKLVVDGGKVKLDGKVVKAAAEVKVGQILEIEYYNKYFKFEILQVPLGNVSKDKTSDLVKLIETKGLNIEINLDKDEDFFE comes from the coding sequence ATGAGGTTAGATAAATTTTTAAAAGTTAGTAGAATCATTAAAAGAAGACCAATTGCAAAACTTGTTGTAGATGGAGGCAAAGTAAAATTAGATGGAAAAGTTGTGAAAGCAGCTGCTGAAGTTAAGGTAGGTCAAATTTTAGAAATAGAATACTATAATAAGTATTTTAAGTTTGAAATTTTACAAGTTCCATTGGGAAATGTTTCTAAAGATAAAACAAGTGATTTAGTAAAGCTAATTGAAACAAAAGGTTTAAACATTGAAATTAATTTAGATAAGGATGAGGATTTCTTTGAATAG
- a CDS encoding APC family permease produces the protein MNKKLNFWDCMGFCIGQIIGSGIMVLTGIVIGFTGHGTPFAFILAAGLAITTMIPFTFLASTLPANGAGYNYVKRLIGEKCGFFYLCSFVLTQVLIATYAKGFASYFVAIFPSFNETIIAMLALSIAVIVNLIGLKTSAVVQKIMVIFLLTSLGIFIAFGLPQVDWNILEFSKTNIMPNGIKSFLIGIALLSFATSGAKFIAENGDEIENPQKNIPKAMIFSTLLVAIFYAMIGVVASGVLPIEEVAFQNLTVVAKKIFSPAVYLFFVIGGAMFALMTTLNGTLSWVTRGLQAASKEGWLPEIFAKENKGGAPILLLIIFYIVGAFPILTGMSTEIIANIGIGLDMLTEFAILIACFRLPKLFPEEFKKSAFYIKPKILYWILSVVGILMLGTSYVNLSDLTSSMYIFIVIYLIFIYILTQFRYKYFLAKKNSIK, from the coding sequence ATGAATAAAAAATTAAATTTCTGGGATTGTATGGGATTTTGTATTGGACAAATTATAGGTTCAGGAATAATGGTTCTTACTGGAATAGTTATTGGATTTACTGGACATGGTACACCATTTGCTTTTATTCTAGCAGCAGGACTTGCTATTACAACAATGATTCCATTTACTTTTCTTGCTTCAACTTTACCAGCAAATGGAGCTGGATATAATTATGTTAAACGCCTTATTGGAGAAAAATGTGGATTTTTCTATTTATGTTCTTTTGTTTTGACACAAGTTTTAATTGCTACTTATGCCAAAGGATTTGCAAGCTATTTTGTAGCTATTTTTCCTTCATTTAATGAAACTATTATAGCTATGTTGGCTCTTAGTATTGCTGTTATTGTCAATCTTATAGGTTTAAAAACCTCAGCTGTTGTCCAAAAAATAATGGTTATATTCTTGCTAACCTCACTTGGAATTTTTATTGCTTTTGGACTCCCACAAGTTGATTGGAATATACTTGAATTTTCAAAGACTAATATAATGCCTAATGGGATTAAATCATTTTTAATTGGAATTGCACTATTATCATTTGCTACAAGTGGAGCTAAATTTATAGCTGAAAATGGAGATGAAATAGAAAATCCTCAAAAAAACATTCCAAAAGCAATGATATTCTCTACTTTATTAGTTGCTATATTTTATGCTATGATAGGGGTTGTTGCTAGTGGTGTTCTTCCTATTGAAGAGGTAGCTTTCCAAAATCTGACTGTTGTTGCTAAAAAAATATTCTCTCCTGCAGTTTATCTATTCTTTGTAATTGGTGGAGCAATGTTTGCATTGATGACTACATTAAATGGGACATTGTCTTGGGTTACTCGTGGGCTTCAAGCTGCTTCAAAAGAAGGATGGCTTCCTGAAATATTTGCTAAAGAAAATAAAGGAGGAGCACCTATTCTTCTTCTCATAATATTTTATATAGTTGGAGCTTTCCCTATTCTTACAGGAATGAGTACAGAAATTATTGCTAATATAGGAATAGGACTTGACATGCTTACAGAATTTGCAATATTAATTGCATGTTTTAGACTTCCTAAGTTATTTCCAGAAGAATTTAAAAAATCAGCATTCTATATCAAACCTAAAATTTTATACTGGATACTTTCAGTTGTAGGGATCTTAATGCTTGGAACATCTTACGTTAATCTTTCAGATTTAACTAGTTCTATGTATATTTTTATTGTAATATATCTTATATTTATATATATTCTTACTCAATTTAGATATAAATATTTTCTTGCTAAGAAAAATTCTATAAAATAA
- a CDS encoding FadR/GntR family transcriptional regulator, with product MIQKITSMKLYEQVVQQIKSMVLNGTYKKGDLLPSEKELIEMTGVSRITIREGLKILAEMGIIETKKGKGSIVLINGKELIFQSEGEEGYLNFRKNFELSTNTRLLLEPEIARQASLKATEEDIEKMEMYLLHENKKLNVDQIQGINLEMFHQSILSVLKNPLLSDFFNTLTKLEADTNYTILIPPSRQTSVYNELNNQHYKILQAIKKHNEEFAYFYMKEHLIYLKDTYTKYFNDFYK from the coding sequence ATGATTCAAAAAATAACCAGTATGAAATTGTATGAACAGGTAGTACAACAAATTAAAAGTATGGTTTTAAATGGTACTTATAAAAAAGGTGATCTACTCCCAAGTGAAAAAGAGCTTATAGAAATGACAGGAGTGAGTAGAATAACAATTCGGGAAGGACTTAAAATTTTAGCAGAAATGGGAATAATTGAAACAAAAAAGGGAAAAGGAAGTATTGTTCTTATAAATGGAAAAGAACTTATTTTTCAATCTGAAGGTGAAGAAGGATATCTTAACTTTAGAAAAAATTTTGAATTATCTACAAACACAAGACTACTTCTTGAGCCAGAAATAGCAAGGCAAGCAAGTTTAAAAGCTACAGAAGAAGATATAGAAAAAATGGAAATGTATCTTTTACATGAAAATAAAAAACTTAATGTAGATCAAATTCAGGGAATAAACCTTGAAATGTTTCATCAAAGCATTCTTAGTGTATTAAAAAATCCTCTTTTATCAGACTTTTTTAATACATTAACAAAATTGGAGGCTGATACAAATTACACAATTCTTATCCCTCCAAGTAGACAAACTTCTGTATATAATGAACTTAATAATCAACACTATAAAATTTTACAGGCAATAAAAAAACATAATGAGGAATTTGCTTATTTTTATATGAAGGAACATTTGATTTATTTGAAGGATACTTATACTAAATATTTTAATGATTTTTACAAATAG
- a CDS encoding MFS transporter, whose amino-acid sequence MNLTKKSNYPWILVTIYSLLGFCLPSTVTQFTMLIGTIAKKMQVSEQTVLLADTFRAVCLVTALFISSFLYKKFGLRKTILIGLCCQIIPQFILPIGIEHKNLFVLYIFKGMQGVNAIAFPLYISTITSWVDEKSKGFATSVFNGGFTAGAGLGAWVSGKVIPIFGWKISFYFLGIICIIIAIPVLLITREKETENSFKKQSRNSSHYNKIFKQKLTWMLVFSLLANTWITQAITVDMPIYSSYLGYSYNQIGTLMLIISIISIIFSIIGGIISDLYATKSINKVSSRVKVLSYGYAVAAVTCIILPFIANKGFLFTILIVSIIMLGVSWAQGVYWAIPSELYKVEDNVIITSICSGASNLVNPIAPMVVGVILGTRGLWKMAWITCAIIAILSMISALVIPKIKTNDVKN is encoded by the coding sequence ATGAATTTAACAAAAAAATCTAATTATCCATGGATACTGGTTACAATTTATTCTTTACTTGGTTTCTGCCTTCCTTCAACTGTAACTCAGTTTACTATGCTTATAGGAACTATTGCCAAAAAAATGCAAGTAAGTGAGCAAACTGTTCTCCTAGCTGATACTTTTAGAGCTGTATGTCTTGTTACTGCTTTATTTATTTCAAGCTTTTTATATAAAAAATTTGGGTTAAGAAAAACTATTTTAATAGGACTTTGTTGTCAAATAATTCCACAGTTTATTCTTCCCATTGGAATTGAACATAAAAATTTATTTGTTCTTTATATATTTAAAGGTATGCAAGGGGTGAATGCAATTGCATTTCCATTATATATAAGCACTATTACTTCATGGGTAGACGAAAAGTCAAAGGGATTTGCAACTTCTGTTTTTAATGGCGGATTTACAGCAGGAGCAGGACTTGGTGCATGGGTTTCTGGAAAAGTAATTCCTATTTTCGGTTGGAAAATCTCTTTTTATTTTCTTGGAATTATATGTATAATTATTGCTATTCCTGTATTATTAATAACTAGAGAAAAAGAAACTGAAAATTCTTTTAAAAAACAAAGTAGAAACTCTAGTCATTATAATAAAATATTTAAGCAAAAACTCACATGGATGCTTGTTTTTTCTCTTCTAGCTAATACATGGATAACACAAGCAATAACAGTAGATATGCCAATTTATTCTTCTTATTTAGGATACAGTTATAACCAAATAGGAACTCTCATGTTGATAATCAGTATTATAAGTATAATTTTTTCAATTATTGGAGGAATTATATCTGATTTATATGCTACAAAAAGTATCAATAAAGTAAGCAGTAGGGTTAAAGTTTTATCCTATGGCTATGCTGTAGCTGCAGTAACCTGTATAATACTTCCTTTCATTGCTAATAAAGGTTTTCTTTTCACTATTCTAATAGTGTCTATTATAATGCTTGGAGTATCATGGGCTCAAGGAGTTTATTGGGCAATTCCTAGTGAATTATATAAAGTAGAAGATAATGTTATTATAACTTCTATTTGTTCAGGAGCTTCAAATCTTGTAAATCCTATTGCACCCATGGTAGTAGGAGTTATTTTAGGTACAAGAGGATTATGGAAAATGGCTTGGATTACATGTGCTATTATTGCTATATTAAGTATGATATCAGCTCTAGTAATCCCTAAAATTAAAACAAATGATGTTAAAAATTAA
- a CDS encoding MalY/PatB family protein — translation MYDFNKVNNRRGTGCIKWDNQMSFGVKNGLLPFWIADTDFASLPEILEAIKKRCEHPIIGYSDIEIPCLKAIQSWYKRRHGWEIPLRAMLPGSGVVTSIYFTLQAITNEGDKVLVFSPVYDPFFEVIKNSNRVIDDCYLKEENESYSIDFKNFEEHLKSGVKAIILCNPHNPIGRVWNYKEMQKIADLCAQYSVYLLSDEIHGDITLYGNKYITMGKFPQVYDKLIVYTAISKTFNMAGLVSSCMMIPNIKLKDKIEKSLSNAWIFGPNALAFHAIEAAYTYGDEWVDKQNQYISENATFVINFIKENLPKVKVTKPEGTFLMWLNFKCLGINSDNLTKLMAEKYGLALNNGNHYGKQADGFMRFNIGCSRAILKEGLNLLKKCYDDCNCTYKR, via the coding sequence ATGTATGATTTTAATAAGGTAAACAATAGAAGAGGTACTGGTTGTATAAAATGGGATAATCAAATGTCTTTTGGAGTTAAAAATGGACTTCTCCCATTTTGGATTGCTGATACAGATTTTGCTTCTCTTCCAGAAATTTTAGAAGCCATTAAAAAAAGATGTGAACACCCTATTATTGGATACTCAGATATTGAAATTCCATGTTTAAAAGCAATTCAGAGTTGGTACAAACGTAGACATGGTTGGGAAATTCCTCTGAGAGCTATGCTTCCTGGAAGTGGAGTAGTTACCTCTATATATTTCACTCTTCAAGCAATAACAAATGAAGGGGACAAAGTTCTTGTATTTTCCCCTGTTTATGATCCATTTTTTGAAGTAATAAAAAACTCAAATAGAGTCATTGATGATTGTTATTTAAAAGAAGAAAATGAATCTTATTCAATAGATTTTAAAAATTTTGAAGAGCATTTAAAGTCTGGTGTTAAAGCAATCATTTTATGCAACCCCCATAATCCTATAGGAAGAGTATGGAATTATAAAGAAATGCAAAAAATTGCTGACCTTTGTGCTCAATATTCTGTTTATTTATTATCAGACGAAATACATGGTGATATTACTCTTTATGGAAATAAATATATTACTATGGGAAAATTCCCACAAGTATATGATAAATTAATAGTATATACAGCAATTAGTAAAACATTTAATATGGCAGGGCTTGTATCATCTTGTATGATGATCCCTAATATTAAATTGAAAGATAAAATAGAAAAATCTCTTTCTAATGCTTGGATATTTGGACCAAATGCACTTGCATTTCATGCAATTGAAGCCGCTTATACTTATGGAGATGAATGGGTTGATAAACAAAATCAATATATTTCGGAGAATGCTACTTTTGTAATTAATTTTATTAAAGAAAATTTACCAAAAGTTAAAGTTACTAAACCTGAAGGAACATTTCTTATGTGGCTTAACTTTAAATGTCTTGGGATAAATAGTGATAATCTTACAAAGTTAATGGCAGAAAAATATGGATTAGCTCTAAATAATGGAAATCACTATGGTAAACAAGCTGATGGATTTATGAGATTTAATATTGGTTGTTCAAGAGCTATATTAAAAGAAGGATTGAATTTATTAAAAAAATGTTATGATGATTGTAACTGTACTTACAAAAGATAA
- a CDS encoding SpoVG family protein: protein MKVTNVKIKKVDGDKFDRLRAYVDVTLDDALVIHGLKLMQGEQGLFVAMPSRKMRNEEFKDIVHPICPELRNDITKVVQEKYYSLEQEIGSGTEAEVVAVG, encoded by the coding sequence ATGAAAGTTACAAATGTAAAAATTAAAAAAGTTGATGGAGACAAGTTTGATAGACTAAGAGCTTATGTTGATGTAACACTTGATGATGCTTTAGTTATTCATGGGTTGAAATTGATGCAAGGAGAACAAGGTTTGTTTGTAGCTATGCCATCGAGAAAAATGCGTAATGAAGAGTTTAAAGACATTGTTCACCCAATATGTCCTGAATTAAGAAATGATATTACAAAAGTAGTTCAAGAAAAGTACTACTCATTAGAACAAGAAATTGGATCTGGTACAGAAGCTGAGGTTGTAGCGGTAGGATAA
- the ispE gene encoding 4-(cytidine 5'-diphospho)-2-C-methyl-D-erythritol kinase gives MRISLNRCKIFSNAKINIGLNVFQKENDGYHEIDSIMAPIDLSDEMDIIFYSEAGKLKIECSDKNIPTDERNILFKTYKIFFEESKKEKEKIDIYLKKNIPSEAGLGGGSSNAGFFLKLLNKHYGNIYNEKELEELAMKIGSDVPFFIKNKTARVGGKGNKLEVIENNLKDSVILIKPIDFGVSTKEAYNSFDNLKEVKYADFDKIIKCLKDNNRIVLESHIENSLEQGILKINTDIKMLKIALNSVISGKKFFMSGSGSTYYTFVTELEKSQIETRLKTFVDNVKIMICKIIN, from the coding sequence ATGAGGATTTCTTTGAATAGGTGTAAGATTTTTTCAAATGCTAAGATTAATATAGGTTTAAATGTTTTTCAAAAAGAAAATGACGGTTATCACGAAATTGATTCTATAATGGCTCCTATTGATCTATCAGATGAAATGGATATAATATTTTATTCTGAAGCAGGGAAGCTAAAGATTGAGTGTTCTGATAAGAATATTCCAACTGATGAAAGGAATATTTTATTTAAGACATATAAAATATTTTTTGAAGAAAGCAAAAAAGAGAAAGAAAAGATTGATATTTATCTAAAAAAAAATATTCCATCTGAAGCTGGTTTAGGCGGAGGAAGTTCCAATGCAGGTTTTTTCTTAAAACTTTTAAATAAGCATTATGGAAATATCTATAATGAGAAAGAGTTAGAGGAACTAGCGATGAAAATTGGAAGTGATGTTCCATTCTTTATTAAAAATAAAACAGCTAGAGTTGGTGGAAAAGGAAATAAGTTAGAAGTAATAGAAAATAATCTTAAAGATTCAGTAATTTTAATAAAACCAATAGATTTTGGAGTATCTACAAAAGAGGCTTATAATAGCTTTGATAATTTAAAAGAAGTCAAATATGCAGATTTTGACAAAATTATTAAGTGCTTAAAAGACAATAATAGAATTGTTTTGGAGAGTCATATAGAAAATAGTCTAGAACAGGGAATTTTAAAAATAAATACAGATATAAAAATGTTAAAGATAGCGTTAAATTCAGTTATATCTGGAAAGAAATTCTTTATGTCAGGAAGTGGGAGTACATACTACACATTTGTTACAGAACTTGAGAAATCCCAAATTGAAACAAGATTAAAAACTTTTGTTGATAATGTAAAAATTATGATATGTAAAATAATAAACTAG
- a CDS encoding DEAD/DEAH box helicase: MEKKFRGEIPFWLKNKKNNLVYICSSNRNIDDYFFVLKDFYKGKIVRIKKENEVGELKKYNYDLLELLNSNKKFIILISLDYFLENYYSEANSIFIEKGKNINIKDLEEKLIDAGFEKTYMVAQRKEYSIRGDILDIFNINQDNPVRVEFFGNKVDRITYFDINSQLSIEKKDSIELYIDNNKNKKDFFSLMSINNNKIEYYYENNDILQAKIKRLISENLEREEDILNKVSELSKIGIQIEIQKFTEEELKQFEVIDRVKKLSENTKITIYSEEVTRYKEIFKGYSIKFEKYPLFEGYKTDDKLILTDREIKGIRLKRERVEKKSLRYKAVDEIKEQDYVIHENFGVGIFLGLENIEGQDYLKIKYADEDKLFVPVDSINKIEKYINISDVIPEIYKLGRKGFKRKKAKLSEDIEIFAKEIIKIQAKRNLGNGFKFSKDTVMQEEFEETFPFTETPAQLKAIEDVKKDMESGKVMDRLICGDVGFGKTEVAIRATFKAVMDSKQVILLVPTTVLAEQHYERFSERFKNYPVHIEILSRVQSKKEQADSLKRIENGSADLVIGTHRLLSDDIKFKDVGLLIIDEEQKFGVKAKEKLKKIKGDIDVLTLTATPIPRTLNLSLLGIRDLSVIDTSPEGRQKIQTEYIDNNKDLIKEIILSEISREGQVFYIFNSVKRIESKVKEIRELLPEYIKVDYIHGQMLARDIKKTIHDFENGNIDVLVATTIIENGIDIENANTMIIEGVEKLGLSQVYQLRGRIGRSTKKSYCYMLMNENKTKNAKKREESIREFDNLTGLDLAMEDSKIRGVGEILGEKQHGAVETFGYNLYMKMLNEEILKLKGEAEEELDEVDIELNFPRFLPDSYIEKNEKVKIYKRALALKNLDELENLYNELEDRFGKIKSEAKGFFDFIKIRIIARDLSIISIKQDKENKNRILINFNEKKINVDKIIYLLSNKKIMYSKFTRTIGYDGDIFEFFKLYSS; the protein is encoded by the coding sequence ATGGAAAAGAAATTTAGGGGGGAAATCCCATTTTGGTTGAAGAATAAAAAGAATAATCTTGTATATATCTGTTCATCTAACAGAAATATAGATGATTATTTTTTTGTGTTAAAAGATTTCTATAAGGGAAAGATTGTAAGAATAAAAAAGGAAAATGAAGTTGGAGAGTTAAAAAAATATAACTATGATTTATTGGAACTTTTAAATTCAAATAAAAAGTTTATAATTCTTATCTCTTTGGATTATTTTTTAGAAAATTATTATTCAGAAGCCAATAGCATTTTTATAGAAAAAGGAAAAAATATAAATATTAAAGACCTAGAAGAAAAACTGATAGATGCAGGTTTTGAAAAAACATATATGGTGGCACAGAGAAAAGAATACTCTATAAGAGGGGATATTTTAGATATATTCAATATTAATCAAGATAATCCTGTAAGAGTAGAATTTTTTGGAAATAAAGTGGATAGAATAACATATTTTGATATAAATTCTCAGTTGAGTATAGAAAAAAAAGATAGTATAGAATTGTATATAGACAATAATAAAAATAAAAAAGATTTCTTTTCTCTTATGTCTATAAACAATAATAAAATAGAATATTATTATGAAAATAATGATATATTACAAGCTAAAATTAAAAGGTTAATAAGTGAAAATTTGGAAAGAGAGGAAGATATTTTAAATAAGGTATCTGAACTTTCTAAAATAGGTATACAGATAGAAATACAAAAATTTACAGAAGAAGAATTAAAACAATTTGAAGTTATAGACAGAGTTAAGAAATTATCTGAAAATACTAAAATTACAATCTATTCTGAGGAAGTTACAAGATACAAAGAGATATTTAAAGGATATTCGATTAAATTTGAAAAATATCCACTTTTTGAAGGATATAAAACTGATGATAAGTTAATACTTACAGATAGGGAAATTAAAGGTATCAGACTAAAAAGAGAAAGAGTTGAAAAGAAATCATTAAGATACAAAGCAGTAGATGAAATAAAAGAGCAAGATTATGTAATACATGAAAATTTTGGTGTAGGAATATTTTTAGGTTTAGAAAATATTGAAGGTCAAGACTATTTAAAAATAAAATATGCAGATGAAGATAAATTATTTGTTCCCGTTGACAGTATAAATAAGATAGAAAAATATATAAATATTTCTGATGTTATACCTGAAATCTATAAATTGGGTAGAAAAGGTTTTAAAAGAAAGAAAGCAAAATTAAGCGAAGATATAGAAATTTTTGCAAAAGAAATTATAAAAATACAAGCTAAAAGAAATTTAGGTAATGGTTTTAAATTTTCAAAGGATACTGTGATGCAAGAAGAATTTGAAGAAACTTTTCCATTCACAGAAACACCAGCACAATTAAAAGCTATTGAGGATGTAAAAAAGGATATGGAATCTGGAAAAGTTATGGATAGACTTATATGTGGAGATGTAGGCTTTGGTAAAACAGAAGTTGCTATAAGGGCAACATTTAAAGCTGTGATGGATTCAAAGCAAGTAATACTTTTAGTACCTACAACAGTTCTAGCAGAGCAACACTATGAAAGATTTAGTGAAAGATTTAAAAATTATCCTGTGCATATAGAAATTTTAAGTAGGGTGCAATCCAAAAAAGAACAAGCTGACAGTCTAAAAAGAATAGAAAATGGTTCAGCAGATTTAGTTATAGGTACTCATAGGCTGTTATCTGATGATATCAAATTTAAAGATGTAGGGCTTCTTATAATAGATGAGGAACAAAAGTTTGGAGTTAAAGCAAAAGAGAAATTGAAAAAAATTAAAGGTGATATAGATGTTTTAACTTTAACTGCAACTCCTATTCCTAGAACTTTAAATTTATCTCTGTTAGGAATTAGAGATTTATCCGTTATAGATACTTCCCCAGAGGGTAGACAAAAAATTCAAACAGAGTATATAGACAATAACAAAGATTTAATTAAAGAGATTATACTTTCTGAAATTTCAAGAGAAGGACAAGTTTTCTATATATTTAATTCTGTAAAAAGAATAGAAAGCAAGGTAAAAGAAATAAGGGAGCTATTGCCAGAATATATAAAAGTTGACTATATTCACGGTCAGATGTTGGCAAGGGATATAAAAAAGACTATACATGATTTTGAAAATGGTAATATAGATGTTTTGGTTGCAACAACTATTATAGAAAATGGAATTGATATTGAAAATGCCAATACTATGATAATTGAAGGAGTTGAAAAGTTAGGATTATCACAAGTTTATCAGTTGAGAGGAAGAATAGGCAGAAGCACTAAAAAAAGTTATTGCTATATGCTTATGAACGAAAATAAAACTAAAAATGCTAAGAAAAGAGAGGAAAGCATAAGAGAATTTGATAATTTAACTGGGCTAGATTTAGCTATGGAAGATTCAAAAATTAGAGGTGTTGGAGAAATTTTAGGAGAAAAACAACATGGAGCAGTTGAAACTTTTGGTTATAATCTATATATGAAGATGTTAAATGAAGAAATCTTAAAATTAAAAGGAGAAGCAGAAGAGGAACTAGATGAAGTTGATATTGAACTTAATTTTCCAAGATTCTTACCAGATAGCTATATAGAAAAAAATGAAAAGGTAAAAATCTATAAAAGAGCCTTAGCTTTGAAAAATTTAGATGAGTTAGAAAATTTATATAATGAGCTAGAAGATAGATTTGGAAAAATTAAATCTGAGGCAAAAGGATTTTTTGATTTTATAAAAATTAGAATAATAGCAAGGGATTTAAGCATTATAAGTATAAAGCAAGATAAAGAAAATAAAAATAGAATTTTAATTAATTTTAATGAGAAAAAAATAAATGTAGATAAAATTATTTATTTATTGAGTAATAAAAAAATAATGTATTCAAAATTTACTAGAACTATTGGATATGATGGAGATATATTTGAATTTTTTAAATTATATTCATCATAG
- a CDS encoding DUF1877 domain-containing protein, translated as MGMDLCYFGVKEEDIPKILDGKFFDEDFTELEPQHTLRVFSAKDFFYLYTGGKELEETDFQGKNKRDIFIETLLGEVTVSFAPGDIYSYCSCREKIKEIANFLNKIDIKNYFEKIGTIEEISTKNFKGEIFTYLGVKTKRKIISQKEEEYIFDIKATTNEFNELKEFYNKLAMENLGVFIYIS; from the coding sequence ATGGGAATGGATTTATGTTACTTTGGTGTTAAGGAAGAAGATATTCCAAAAATTCTTGATGGAAAATTTTTTGATGAAGATTTTACCGAATTAGAACCACAACACACATTGAGAGTTTTTTCAGCAAAAGATTTTTTCTATTTATACACAGGAGGAAAAGAATTAGAAGAAACAGATTTTCAAGGTAAAAATAAAAGAGATATTTTCATAGAAACACTTTTAGGTGAAGTTACAGTTAGTTTTGCTCCTGGGGATATTTATTCTTATTGTAGTTGTAGAGAAAAAATTAAAGAAATAGCTAATTTTTTAAATAAAATTGATATAAAAAATTATTTTGAAAAAATAGGAACTATTGAAGAAATCTCAACTAAAAATTTTAAAGGAGAAATCTTTACTTATTTAGGAGTAAAAACTAAAAGAAAAATTATTTCTCAAAAAGAAGAGGAATATATTTTTGATATTAAAGCTACAACTAATGAATTTAATGAACTTAAAGAATTTTACAATAAATTAGCTATGGAAAATTTAGGAGTTTTCATTTATATCTCCTAA